In the genome of Pelobacter seleniigenes DSM 18267, one region contains:
- a CDS encoding YibE/F family protein, whose amino-acid sequence MTKRKRTKLHKASLGLMVLLLMAMGAAWFSRGEAPAQDDQALELCGVVTAVDNAEVIRSSVGHLGSQQVTLLVTGGSHKGEVVEADNSLIGSLEIDEMYSPGDTAVIAARVAQGHISYAKTISQYRQGGEARLFGLFVLLLLLYAGTVGFKALLSFIASVAILWKYLLPGLLAGQNPLILTGVTLTLLTAVIIFLVGGWSRKAVAATFGTLAGLAVTLLLTLLFGDLLQVNGMTAPFAPTLVLSGHYNLDMREIFYAAVVIGASGAAMDIAMDVAAAMYEVKQAKPDISLTALLRSGFNVGRAVVGTMTTTLLLAYSGGYLTMLMLFVSKDTSLVRILNFKMVAAEIFRTLVGSIGLVMVAPLTAMIAAWLYQGELQGIFQVWRGKLRFPTPHKIND is encoded by the coding sequence ATGACAAAAAGAAAAAGAACAAAACTGCACAAAGCAAGCTTGGGGCTGATGGTGCTTCTGCTGATGGCCATGGGGGCGGCCTGGTTCAGCAGGGGAGAAGCCCCTGCTCAGGACGATCAGGCCCTTGAATTGTGCGGGGTCGTGACCGCCGTCGACAACGCCGAGGTCATTCGCTCCAGCGTCGGTCATCTCGGCAGCCAGCAAGTGACCCTGCTGGTAACTGGCGGCAGTCATAAAGGGGAGGTTGTCGAGGCGGACAATTCCCTGATCGGGTCTCTGGAAATCGACGAAATGTACAGCCCGGGCGACACCGCAGTGATCGCTGCACGTGTCGCCCAGGGGCACATCAGCTATGCGAAAACCATCAGCCAGTACCGGCAGGGGGGCGAAGCCCGGCTGTTCGGGCTGTTTGTGCTGCTGCTCTTGCTTTATGCCGGAACGGTCGGGTTCAAGGCGCTGCTCAGTTTCATCGCCAGTGTGGCGATTCTCTGGAAGTATCTGCTGCCCGGTCTGCTGGCCGGACAGAACCCCCTGATCCTGACCGGGGTGACGCTGACCTTGCTGACGGCGGTGATTATTTTCCTGGTTGGGGGCTGGTCCCGCAAAGCAGTTGCAGCAACCTTTGGAACCTTGGCCGGGTTGGCGGTGACTTTGCTGCTGACTCTGCTGTTTGGCGACCTGCTCCAGGTCAATGGCATGACGGCTCCATTCGCCCCAACGCTGGTTCTTTCCGGTCATTATAATCTGGATATGCGGGAGATCTTTTATGCCGCGGTGGTGATCGGGGCGTCCGGTGCGGCCATGGATATTGCCATGGATGTGGCGGCAGCCATGTATGAGGTTAAACAGGCCAAGCCGGACATCAGCCTGACCGCCCTGCTTCGGTCCGGCTTCAATGTCGGCCGGGCGGTGGTCGGCACCATGACGACAACCCTGCTGTTGGCTTATTCCGGTGGTTATCTGACCATGTTGATGCTGTTTGTTTCCAAGGATACTTCGTTGGTGCGGATTCTTAATTTCAAAATGGTGGCGGCGGAAATCTTTCGGACCCTGGTCGGCAGTATCGGCCTGGTCATGGTGGCACCGTTGACCGCGATGATCGCGGCGTGGCTCTATCAGGGGGAACTCCAGGGAATTTTTCAGGTATGGCGCGGGAAATTGCGCTTTCCCACCCCGCACAAAATCAATGACTGA